The stretch of DNA AGCGCGACCAGCACATAGAACAGCGGGGTCTGCATAAAGGTCGGCAGAATGCGCACCGCGATCGCGGCCTCTTCCTGATTCCACTGGCCGAACTGATTGACCGCCGCCACGCGGAAGCGGTAATCGCCGGGCCCCAGGTTGGTATAGGAGACCGCGCGCCGCGCGCCTGGGTCTTGCCACTCGGTATCGACGCCTTCCAGCTGATAGCGGAACTGCAGACCTTCCGGCATGGTGTAGCTGAGCGCGGTGTATTCGATGCGGAACGAGGTCGTGCCCGGCGCCAGCAACAGCTGTCGCGCAAAGTCAATATAGCGCTGGCCTTGCGACACCAGCGTCTCGATCTTGACCTGCGGTGGATGCGGCGGCGGATACGCGCGCGTGCTGTCCAGCCGGGCAATGCCGCCTACCCCCGCAAACCACAGCTGGCCGCTGGCATCGACAATCGCACTCGGCAGACGGTTGGTGGTTGTGGCAAAGCCCGGATAGCCATCCAGCACGCCATACAGCACATACTTGAGCACACGCTGCGGATCGGCCAGCGCCGCCTGCCAGTCCGCCGCGCGCACCTGTACCACGCCTTTGCTGCCGTTAAACCAGCGGTCGCCATCGGCGGTCATCACCATGCCGGAAACCCGCGACAGCACATCCGGGTCCAGGACCATGAGACGGCGGAAGCCACCGCCTTCCAGCACCGCCAGGCCGGCGTTGCCACCGATAATTACTTGCGGCCCGCCATGGACAAAGGTGATGGCGCCGACATCGTTGCCGGCCTGCGGCGCGTAGCGGGTGATGCGACCGTTATCGTAATGCAGCACCACGCCATCGTTATAGCCGAACCACATGGCGCCCAGCGTGCCCGGCGCGGCAAACGCGATGCCGTTAGGCAGCCCGAGTTCGGCCTGCGGCGTCCATTTGCCGTCCAGCCAGCGGAACGTGCCACGCCGCGACAGCGACAGCCACAACGCGCGGCCATCGTCCATGATGCGCGTGGCCGACATATTGCCCTGGTCCTCCATGCCTGGCGGATAAGCGATGATCTCGACCTGGTCGCCATGGTGGCGCTCAATCTGCTTCAGCCCGGCTTTCAACAGCGCACCGTCCGGACTATTGGACAGCACGCCGAATGAGGTTGCCGGGCCATGGTCCAGTTGCGTGGCGGTGCCGTCGGCGTTCAGCTGCCACAGTTCGTTATTGGGTTTGGTCCACACCTGCACGCGGCCGGCCGCATCGCGCCCAAAGCTGAAGAAACGCTCACCGCCGCTCATGCGCACCGTGCTCAGCCGGTTGTTGCGGAAGCGCTCGACGCCGGCTTGCGTGCCGATCCATATGCTGCCGTCACGGTCCTCAAACACCGCGTTGCCGGTCAGGCTGCTGACTTGCCAGGGTTGGTCCAGCTTGCTGCTGGCGTTGGCCATGGGGGTCTGGATGCCGCTGGTCTGCTGACCGATACCGTCGGTGCGGCAGACGCCTGGACAGCCCAGCGTCCAGTAATTGCCGTCGCGGTCGAACAGGCCATTCTCCTGTCCTTCCGACTGGGCTAGCCAGGCTGGCCGCGGCAACTGCGGGCCTGGATGCGGGGCCGGCACCGGAATCAGCTTGCCATGCGTATCGAGCCACAAGCGCCCGTCCGGCGAGGCACTGAGGTTGACCGTGGGGTAGCCGCTTAGCACAGTGCGGAAACGTTTGCCGCCGCGCTCCAGCATCATCAATTGGTCGCCGGCTGCCAGCCATAGCTGCAAATACTGGTCAAGCATGATGTTGGACACGCGTCCGGGCGGCAAGCCCAATTCCGTACCGACGTTACGCCACTCACCCTGGCGCAACTGCAGCAAGCCGGTACTGGTGGTGGCCCAGACCACACCGTCGTCATCAATCACGGCGTTCAGAACCGGGCCGATCAAATCCTTGCCGAAATGCGATGGATAATGGGTGATATGCCCCTTGCTCAACAAGCTGAGGCCGCCAAACACGTAGCCGATCAGCAGATCGCCATTGCGCAGCGCTTTCAGTGCGGTAACCGGCCGTTTGAGCGCCACCTCGCCCGGCAGCGCCTCAAAGCGGCGGAAGCGCACGCCGTCAAAGCGGTACAGGCCGTTGGTGCTGCCGATCCAAAGCCAGCCGTCGGCGGTTTGCGCCATGGCGTTGACTTCGCCGGGAGCGCCGTCCTTGCCGGTCCAGATATCGTGATGATAATCGCTGAGCGCGACCTTGCTGTCCAACGCCCACGCGCGCGGCATAAAGAGGGCCAACACCAGTAACAACGGGAAAAGGCGGCGGCTCACAGGTGGGCAATTAGTTTGTTGATGAGACTTATATGATAGACGAAAACTTAAGTATAAGTAAAACCTATCGGCAGTATAGATACAATAAATTTTACCAATAACCGTGCAGCCGTTAATCTGGTCACAAGTTTCCACAGATTAGAGAGTACTACCATGCACATCAAAGCCCGCCTTCACTCCCTGCCGCTGCCGATCAGCGCCATTGCCCTGCTTGCCGCCCTGGTGCTGGCCAACCTTGACTACCAGACCGCCGGCTGGGTGCTGTTCGGCGCCGGTATCATAGGCTGGATCCGCTTCGACGCCAAACAGCTTCTGAAGGGCGACCGCTACGGCCTGGCACCCGCCCTGGCGCTGCTGGCTTACCCGGCCTTGGCCGGCGACCAGGCCAACGTCAGCATCACCTTTGCGCTGGCCTTGCATGCGCTGGTGGTTTTCCTTATCCTGACCAGCCGCCATCTGTCAAAAGACATAGCGCAAGCATTTTCTCAGCAAAAAGGGATAAACCAGCGTATTTAAAGTGGTTTTTCCAGATATCCACACCAACTGTGGATAAGGGTGTGAATAAGCGCCTCTTGACAGCCAAGAAGCCCTGTAACGGCGGGCTGTACAACAAAATGCCTAATCCACAGGCAGATTTTTTCCCTCGTAAAATCAACGACTTACAAATTGTAAAAACTTGATGGCGAGCGTATTTCGGCGGACTTGAAAATAAGTTTTCTGTGCATAAGTGGGAAGCGTGACACCGTTGTTACGCCACACCGGGAATCCTTTGACAAAAGTGCTGGCAAGGAATAGTGTCACTCTGGAGTGCGGCTAGTTCGACTTACCATGGGAACCTGCATGAATCAGAACGACGACGATACCGATTGGATGATAGAAGACGAGGCGCCGGCCAGCCAGGTCCGCAGCGGCAGCGCCAATGCCACCCCGGCGCCGCCGCCATGGCGGGTGCTGATCGTGGACGATGATGTCGATGTGCACGTGGTCACCAAATTCTCGCTCAGCAATGCCTGCTTCCAGGGTCGCCGGCTGAGCTTCCTGCACGCCTATAGCGGCGAGGAAGCGCTCAACGTGCTGCGCAACACGCCGGACATCGCACTGGTGCTGCTGGACGTCATCATGGAAACCAGCGATGC from Duganella dendranthematis encodes:
- a CDS encoding sensor histidine kinase — its product is MPRAWALDSKVALSDYHHDIWTGKDGAPGEVNAMAQTADGWLWIGSTNGLYRFDGVRFRRFEALPGEVALKRPVTALKALRNGDLLIGYVFGGLSLLSKGHITHYPSHFGKDLIGPVLNAVIDDDGVVWATTSTGLLQLRQGEWRNVGTELGLPPGRVSNIMLDQYLQLWLAAGDQLMMLERGGKRFRTVLSGYPTVNLSASPDGRLWLDTHGKLIPVPAPHPGPQLPRPAWLAQSEGQENGLFDRDGNYWTLGCPGVCRTDGIGQQTSGIQTPMANASSKLDQPWQVSSLTGNAVFEDRDGSIWIGTQAGVERFRNNRLSTVRMSGGERFFSFGRDAAGRVQVWTKPNNELWQLNADGTATQLDHGPATSFGVLSNSPDGALLKAGLKQIERHHGDQVEIIAYPPGMEDQGNMSATRIMDDGRALWLSLSRRGTFRWLDGKWTPQAELGLPNGIAFAAPGTLGAMWFGYNDGVVLHYDNGRITRYAPQAGNDVGAITFVHGGPQVIIGGNAGLAVLEGGGFRRLMVLDPDVLSRVSGMVMTADGDRWFNGSKGVVQVRAADWQAALADPQRVLKYVLYGVLDGYPGFATTTNRLPSAIVDASGQLWFAGVGGIARLDSTRAYPPPHPPQVKIETLVSQGQRYIDFARQLLLAPGTTSFRIEYTALSYTMPEGLQFRYQLEGVDTEWQDPGARRAVSYTNLGPGDYRFRVAAVNQFGQWNQEEAAIAVRILPTFMQTPLFYVLVALAAAGVLYLLYLLWLRQATVRFAARMAERERIARALHDSFLQSVHGLTLSFQSALGGLAADSPARAKIERVLRMADKVMEEGRDELQELRSGAMGDGDLTRGLLLVGEVLEESHRAVFSLRTQGTPRALQELAACEIYSIGREALMNAFRHADAASIQVELHYDAAQFSLQVIDDGKGIEPAILNKGSSGHWGLTGLFERASRIGGQLTLDNRDSGGVRVRLIVPAARAYAGQAHWKRWLN